From a single Arachis hypogaea cultivar Tifrunner chromosome 3, arahy.Tifrunner.gnm2.J5K5, whole genome shotgun sequence genomic region:
- the LOC112790842 gene encoding protein LURP-one-related 17 produces MRVLSSRFKFVSRAVAHEDHDHSEVQRIMYPTTEGTRLGTCLTVWKKSLVINCKGFTVIDSCGNLAYRVDNYSVHPHQLTLMDASGNSLLTMHRRRTKLGLVYSWYVYEGENEGREKESAVCCVRKRVNILKGNGNPRVEACVYCLLGPESDKKRHGHAAFTVEGSYADRTCKVLDKSKSVVAEIKRKEANSKHVSFGIDIFHLIVHPGFDPTFAMALLLLLDQMFS; encoded by the exons ATGAGGGTGTTGTCATCAAGGTTCAAGTTTGTGTCAAGAGCAGTGGCGCACGAGGATCATGATCATAGTGAGGTGCAAAGAATAATGTACCCTACAACAGAAGGAACAAGGTTGGGGACTTGTCTAACAGTTTGGAAAAAATCCCTTGTCATTAACTGCAAAGGATTCACAGTCATCGATTCATGTGGAAATCTGGCGTACCGAGTTGACAATTACAGCGTCCACCCTCACCAACTCACTCTCATGGATGCTTCTGGAAACTCTCTCCTCACCATGCACCGCCGCCGCACG AAGCTTGGACTTGTATATAGCTGGTATGTGTACGAAGGGGAGAATgagggaagagagaaagagagtgcaGTGTGTTGTGTGAGGAAGCGTGTGAATATCTTAAAGGGCAATGGCAATCCCAGGGTTGAGGCATGCGTGTATTGTCTATTAGGTCCAGAGTCAGATAAAAAACGACATGGACATGCCGCGTTTACAGTTGAAGGTTCCTATGCAGATAGAACATGTAAGGTGTTGGATAAGTCCAAGAGTGTGGTGGctgaaatcaagagaaaagaagcCAATTCCAAACACGTTTCTTTTGGGATAGACATTTTTCACTTAATTGTTCACCCTGGCTTTGATCCTACATTTGCCATGGCACTCCTTTTACTACTCGACCAAATGTTCTCATAA
- the LOC112790841 gene encoding uncharacterized protein isoform X2, giving the protein MDAVELPLPVDVAAAPKLMGSEGFGRVGVSVKDEDPRPHRPYSTSIECCNSRLLETASVVTPDVISMKTNAEFPSLIKGEELSKNLPGVISKICPVDSARLEGVPLQRKTAKASRSNNSSCSKKPRISQLEDFTSPSGIEESKDSSDKLGLQNLKCTSPDKIQVSKQKSNASKRSDRRNFKIPSVKSKFESSMKMGASMFSSACGGNNFFGLYGLKHDFHDATTLVDEPPLDELLKGAFDRLSLSKDKGKNASRTNESFVNSIRKACSIIQFRNSVQTQNMAEMDCSSNKSMSNCQLSSGCVGEGFGDGDNEQSCTTVMSSCTKDPSSETETRASPLDFPLCQPKDVLERIALHPSRDLESLLLDVSKPAITTKNSSDLRSGKQVLRRPCLPAFPWSHGFGGHSRSNPDTVKLSTSRNICQGKWARINVVASSTAIDRSCFTNLDSFNYDQSLVPSTGRSANKSCPSLFANLPIRQCDSSSTVTCSKDSQANAEEQCPRVLAAARTLCEIAIHSPRQNQDGFLRWQRKASHKATKAYNFKSTEKLEQVPLTPVSVAGSDMVVRRVEQIMPSKKPRISTFENKNIVHSNNNNVKKGNYTWSTSKSSRSFPPKPVRDSVLENKRTTASTHRQNSMMPPPARDLDKAYGGQQQVGKLLLTDWKRGRDKSD; this is encoded by the exons ATGGATGCTGTAGAATTGCCTCTCCCCGTAGACGTGGCGGCAGCACCTAAATTGATGGGATCGGAGGGTTTTGGCAGAGTTGGGGTTTCCGTTAAGGACGAAGACCCTCGCCCCCACAGACCTTATTCTACCTCAATTGAGTGCTGCAACTCTCGTCTTCTTGAAACTG CCAGTGTTGTCACACCAGATGTTATAAGTATGAAAACCAATGCCGAGTTTCCTTCTCTCATCAAGGGTGAGGAGTTATCCAAGAATCTGCCTGGTGTTATTAGCAAAATTTGTCCTGTAGATAGTGCAAGACTAGAAGGTGTACCGTTACAACGAAAAACAGCAAAAGCTAGCAGGAGTAATAATAGTTCATGTTCAAAGAAGCCACGAATATCACAATTAGAAGATTTTACTAGCCCTAGTGGGATTGAGGAGTCAAAGGATAGCTCTGATAAGCTTGGATTGCAGAATTTGAAGTGTACTTCTCCAG ATAAAATCCAAGTATCAAAGCAGAAGAGCAATGCTAGCAAGCGTAGTGATAGGAGGAACTTTAAAATCCCATCAGTTAAGTCAAAATTTGAGTCATCTATGAAGATGGGTGCATCCATGTTCAGTTCTGCCTGTGGAGGGAACAACTTTTTTG GATTATATGGTCTGAAACACGACTTTCATGATGCCACTACGCTTGTGGATGAACCACCATTGGATGAACTCCTAAAAGGAGCTTTTGATCGGCTCTCTTTAAGCAAAGATAAAGGGAAGAATGCATCTCGCACGAATGAAagttttgtgaattcaatcaGGAAGGCTTGCTCTATTATTCAATTCCGAAACTCTGTTCAGACCCAAAATATGGCTGAGATGGATTGCTCCTCTAATAAGTCGATGTCTAATTGCCAATTGAGCTCAGGATGTGTAGGTGAAGGTTTTGGTGATGGGGATAATGAACAGTCTTGCACAACTGTCATGTCTTCATGTACGAAG GATCCTAGTAGTGAAACAGAAACTAGAgctagtccacttgactttccattATGTCAACCTAAAGATGTTTTGGAACGGATTGCACTCCATCCATCCCGAGATTTGGAGTCTTTGCTACTTGATGTATCCAAGCCTGCCATTACCACAAAGAATAGTAGTGACCTACGCTCAGGCAAGCAGGTATTACGTAGGCCATGTTTGCCAGCATTTCCATGGTCACATGGTTTTGGTGGTCATTCTAGAAGCAACCCTGACACGGTTAAGTTATCAACAAGTAGAAACATATGCCAAGGTAAATGGGCAAGAATAAATGTCGTTGCTAGCTCTACAGCTATTGATCGCAGTTGTTTCACAAACCTTGATTCATTCAATTATGATCAGAGCCTTGTTCCTTCAACTGGTAGATCAGCCAATAAAAGTTGTCCATCTTTATTTGCTAATCTTCCTATTCGTCAGTGCGATTCATCATCTACCGTCACATGTTCTAAGGATTCTCAGGCCAATGCAG AGGAACAGTGTCCACGAGTATTAGCTGCTGCGAGAACTCTATGTGAAATTGCAATTCATTCACCAAGGCAGAACCAAGATGGATTCCTAAGATGGCAAAGGAAAGCTTCACATAAGGCCACAAAAGCATACAATTTCAAATCAACTGAGAAACTGGAACAAGTTCCCTTGACACCTGTTTCAGTGGCTGGATCTGACATGGTGGTCCGAAGGGTAGAGCAGATAATGCCCTCAAAGAAGCCAAGGATTTCAACTTTTGAAAATAAGAATATTGTTCactccaacaataataatgttaaAAAGGGAAACTACACTTGGTCGACTTCAAAATCAAGTAGGTCATTCCCTCCTAAACCAGTTAGGGACTCAGTTTTGGAAAACAAACGCACAACTGCCAGCACCCATAGACAAAATTCTATGATGCCTCCACCTGCCAGAGATTTAGATAAGGCTTATGGTGGTCAACAGCAAGTTGGAAAGTTATTGTTAACGGATTGGAAAAGGGGAAGAGACAAGTCTGATTGA
- the LOC112790841 gene encoding uncharacterized protein isoform X1 → MDAVELPLPVDVAAAPKLMGSEGFGRVGVSVKDEDPRPHRPYSTSIECCNSRLLETASVVTPDVISMKTNAEFPSLIKGEELSKNLPGVISKICPVDSARLEGVPLQRKTAKASRSNNSSCSKKPRISQLEDFTSPSGIEESKDSSDKLGLQNLKCTSPDKIQVSKQKSNASKRSDRRNFKIPSVKSKFESSMKMGASMFSSACGGNNFFGLYGLKHDFHDATTLVDEPPLDELLKGAFDRLSLSKDKGKNASRTNESFVNSIRKACSIIQFRNSVQTQNMAEMDCSSNKSMSNCQLSSGCVGEGFGDGDNEQSCTTVMSSCTKDPSSETETRASPLDFPLCQPKDVLERIALHPSRDLESLLLDVSKPAITTKNSSDLRSGKQVLRRPCLPAFPWSHGFGGHSRSNPDTVKLSTSRNICQGKWARINVVASSTAIDRSCFTNLDSFNYDQSLVPSTGRSANKSCPSLFANLPIRQCDSSSTVTCSKDSQANAEYESQADTKFYEEQCPRVLAAARTLCEIAIHSPRQNQDGFLRWQRKASHKATKAYNFKSTEKLEQVPLTPVSVAGSDMVVRRVEQIMPSKKPRISTFENKNIVHSNNNNVKKGNYTWSTSKSSRSFPPKPVRDSVLENKRTTASTHRQNSMMPPPARDLDKAYGGQQQVGKLLLTDWKRGRDKSD, encoded by the exons ATGGATGCTGTAGAATTGCCTCTCCCCGTAGACGTGGCGGCAGCACCTAAATTGATGGGATCGGAGGGTTTTGGCAGAGTTGGGGTTTCCGTTAAGGACGAAGACCCTCGCCCCCACAGACCTTATTCTACCTCAATTGAGTGCTGCAACTCTCGTCTTCTTGAAACTG CCAGTGTTGTCACACCAGATGTTATAAGTATGAAAACCAATGCCGAGTTTCCTTCTCTCATCAAGGGTGAGGAGTTATCCAAGAATCTGCCTGGTGTTATTAGCAAAATTTGTCCTGTAGATAGTGCAAGACTAGAAGGTGTACCGTTACAACGAAAAACAGCAAAAGCTAGCAGGAGTAATAATAGTTCATGTTCAAAGAAGCCACGAATATCACAATTAGAAGATTTTACTAGCCCTAGTGGGATTGAGGAGTCAAAGGATAGCTCTGATAAGCTTGGATTGCAGAATTTGAAGTGTACTTCTCCAG ATAAAATCCAAGTATCAAAGCAGAAGAGCAATGCTAGCAAGCGTAGTGATAGGAGGAACTTTAAAATCCCATCAGTTAAGTCAAAATTTGAGTCATCTATGAAGATGGGTGCATCCATGTTCAGTTCTGCCTGTGGAGGGAACAACTTTTTTG GATTATATGGTCTGAAACACGACTTTCATGATGCCACTACGCTTGTGGATGAACCACCATTGGATGAACTCCTAAAAGGAGCTTTTGATCGGCTCTCTTTAAGCAAAGATAAAGGGAAGAATGCATCTCGCACGAATGAAagttttgtgaattcaatcaGGAAGGCTTGCTCTATTATTCAATTCCGAAACTCTGTTCAGACCCAAAATATGGCTGAGATGGATTGCTCCTCTAATAAGTCGATGTCTAATTGCCAATTGAGCTCAGGATGTGTAGGTGAAGGTTTTGGTGATGGGGATAATGAACAGTCTTGCACAACTGTCATGTCTTCATGTACGAAG GATCCTAGTAGTGAAACAGAAACTAGAgctagtccacttgactttccattATGTCAACCTAAAGATGTTTTGGAACGGATTGCACTCCATCCATCCCGAGATTTGGAGTCTTTGCTACTTGATGTATCCAAGCCTGCCATTACCACAAAGAATAGTAGTGACCTACGCTCAGGCAAGCAGGTATTACGTAGGCCATGTTTGCCAGCATTTCCATGGTCACATGGTTTTGGTGGTCATTCTAGAAGCAACCCTGACACGGTTAAGTTATCAACAAGTAGAAACATATGCCAAGGTAAATGGGCAAGAATAAATGTCGTTGCTAGCTCTACAGCTATTGATCGCAGTTGTTTCACAAACCTTGATTCATTCAATTATGATCAGAGCCTTGTTCCTTCAACTGGTAGATCAGCCAATAAAAGTTGTCCATCTTTATTTGCTAATCTTCCTATTCGTCAGTGCGATTCATCATCTACCGTCACATGTTCTAAGGATTCTCAGGCCAATGCAG AATATGAAAGCCAAGCAGACACCAAATTTTATG AGGAACAGTGTCCACGAGTATTAGCTGCTGCGAGAACTCTATGTGAAATTGCAATTCATTCACCAAGGCAGAACCAAGATGGATTCCTAAGATGGCAAAGGAAAGCTTCACATAAGGCCACAAAAGCATACAATTTCAAATCAACTGAGAAACTGGAACAAGTTCCCTTGACACCTGTTTCAGTGGCTGGATCTGACATGGTGGTCCGAAGGGTAGAGCAGATAATGCCCTCAAAGAAGCCAAGGATTTCAACTTTTGAAAATAAGAATATTGTTCactccaacaataataatgttaaAAAGGGAAACTACACTTGGTCGACTTCAAAATCAAGTAGGTCATTCCCTCCTAAACCAGTTAGGGACTCAGTTTTGGAAAACAAACGCACAACTGCCAGCACCCATAGACAAAATTCTATGATGCCTCCACCTGCCAGAGATTTAGATAAGGCTTATGGTGGTCAACAGCAAGTTGGAAAGTTATTGTTAACGGATTGGAAAAGGGGAAGAGACAAGTCTGATTGA
- the LOC112790841 gene encoding uncharacterized protein isoform X4 has translation MKTNAEFPSLIKGEELSKNLPGVISKICPVDSARLEGVPLQRKTAKASRSNNSSCSKKPRISQLEDFTSPSGIEESKDSSDKLGLQNLKCTSPDKIQVSKQKSNASKRSDRRNFKIPSVKSKFESSMKMGASMFSSACGGNNFFGLYGLKHDFHDATTLVDEPPLDELLKGAFDRLSLSKDKGKNASRTNESFVNSIRKACSIIQFRNSVQTQNMAEMDCSSNKSMSNCQLSSGCVGEGFGDGDNEQSCTTVMSSCTKDPSSETETRASPLDFPLCQPKDVLERIALHPSRDLESLLLDVSKPAITTKNSSDLRSGKQVLRRPCLPAFPWSHGFGGHSRSNPDTVKLSTSRNICQGKWARINVVASSTAIDRSCFTNLDSFNYDQSLVPSTGRSANKSCPSLFANLPIRQCDSSSTVTCSKDSQANAEEQCPRVLAAARTLCEIAIHSPRQNQDGFLRWQRKASHKATKAYNFKSTEKLEQVPLTPVSVAGSDMVVRRVEQIMPSKKPRISTFENKNIVHSNNNNVKKGNYTWSTSKSSRSFPPKPVRDSVLENKRTTASTHRQNSMMPPPARDLDKAYGGQQQVGKLLLTDWKRGRDKSD, from the exons ATGAAAACCAATGCCGAGTTTCCTTCTCTCATCAAGGGTGAGGAGTTATCCAAGAATCTGCCTGGTGTTATTAGCAAAATTTGTCCTGTAGATAGTGCAAGACTAGAAGGTGTACCGTTACAACGAAAAACAGCAAAAGCTAGCAGGAGTAATAATAGTTCATGTTCAAAGAAGCCACGAATATCACAATTAGAAGATTTTACTAGCCCTAGTGGGATTGAGGAGTCAAAGGATAGCTCTGATAAGCTTGGATTGCAGAATTTGAAGTGTACTTCTCCAG ATAAAATCCAAGTATCAAAGCAGAAGAGCAATGCTAGCAAGCGTAGTGATAGGAGGAACTTTAAAATCCCATCAGTTAAGTCAAAATTTGAGTCATCTATGAAGATGGGTGCATCCATGTTCAGTTCTGCCTGTGGAGGGAACAACTTTTTTG GATTATATGGTCTGAAACACGACTTTCATGATGCCACTACGCTTGTGGATGAACCACCATTGGATGAACTCCTAAAAGGAGCTTTTGATCGGCTCTCTTTAAGCAAAGATAAAGGGAAGAATGCATCTCGCACGAATGAAagttttgtgaattcaatcaGGAAGGCTTGCTCTATTATTCAATTCCGAAACTCTGTTCAGACCCAAAATATGGCTGAGATGGATTGCTCCTCTAATAAGTCGATGTCTAATTGCCAATTGAGCTCAGGATGTGTAGGTGAAGGTTTTGGTGATGGGGATAATGAACAGTCTTGCACAACTGTCATGTCTTCATGTACGAAG GATCCTAGTAGTGAAACAGAAACTAGAgctagtccacttgactttccattATGTCAACCTAAAGATGTTTTGGAACGGATTGCACTCCATCCATCCCGAGATTTGGAGTCTTTGCTACTTGATGTATCCAAGCCTGCCATTACCACAAAGAATAGTAGTGACCTACGCTCAGGCAAGCAGGTATTACGTAGGCCATGTTTGCCAGCATTTCCATGGTCACATGGTTTTGGTGGTCATTCTAGAAGCAACCCTGACACGGTTAAGTTATCAACAAGTAGAAACATATGCCAAGGTAAATGGGCAAGAATAAATGTCGTTGCTAGCTCTACAGCTATTGATCGCAGTTGTTTCACAAACCTTGATTCATTCAATTATGATCAGAGCCTTGTTCCTTCAACTGGTAGATCAGCCAATAAAAGTTGTCCATCTTTATTTGCTAATCTTCCTATTCGTCAGTGCGATTCATCATCTACCGTCACATGTTCTAAGGATTCTCAGGCCAATGCAG AGGAACAGTGTCCACGAGTATTAGCTGCTGCGAGAACTCTATGTGAAATTGCAATTCATTCACCAAGGCAGAACCAAGATGGATTCCTAAGATGGCAAAGGAAAGCTTCACATAAGGCCACAAAAGCATACAATTTCAAATCAACTGAGAAACTGGAACAAGTTCCCTTGACACCTGTTTCAGTGGCTGGATCTGACATGGTGGTCCGAAGGGTAGAGCAGATAATGCCCTCAAAGAAGCCAAGGATTTCAACTTTTGAAAATAAGAATATTGTTCactccaacaataataatgttaaAAAGGGAAACTACACTTGGTCGACTTCAAAATCAAGTAGGTCATTCCCTCCTAAACCAGTTAGGGACTCAGTTTTGGAAAACAAACGCACAACTGCCAGCACCCATAGACAAAATTCTATGATGCCTCCACCTGCCAGAGATTTAGATAAGGCTTATGGTGGTCAACAGCAAGTTGGAAAGTTATTGTTAACGGATTGGAAAAGGGGAAGAGACAAGTCTGATTGA
- the LOC112790841 gene encoding uncharacterized protein isoform X3 gives MKTNAEFPSLIKGEELSKNLPGVISKICPVDSARLEGVPLQRKTAKASRSNNSSCSKKPRISQLEDFTSPSGIEESKDSSDKLGLQNLKCTSPDKIQVSKQKSNASKRSDRRNFKIPSVKSKFESSMKMGASMFSSACGGNNFFGLYGLKHDFHDATTLVDEPPLDELLKGAFDRLSLSKDKGKNASRTNESFVNSIRKACSIIQFRNSVQTQNMAEMDCSSNKSMSNCQLSSGCVGEGFGDGDNEQSCTTVMSSCTKDPSSETETRASPLDFPLCQPKDVLERIALHPSRDLESLLLDVSKPAITTKNSSDLRSGKQVLRRPCLPAFPWSHGFGGHSRSNPDTVKLSTSRNICQGKWARINVVASSTAIDRSCFTNLDSFNYDQSLVPSTGRSANKSCPSLFANLPIRQCDSSSTVTCSKDSQANAEYESQADTKFYEEQCPRVLAAARTLCEIAIHSPRQNQDGFLRWQRKASHKATKAYNFKSTEKLEQVPLTPVSVAGSDMVVRRVEQIMPSKKPRISTFENKNIVHSNNNNVKKGNYTWSTSKSSRSFPPKPVRDSVLENKRTTASTHRQNSMMPPPARDLDKAYGGQQQVGKLLLTDWKRGRDKSD, from the exons ATGAAAACCAATGCCGAGTTTCCTTCTCTCATCAAGGGTGAGGAGTTATCCAAGAATCTGCCTGGTGTTATTAGCAAAATTTGTCCTGTAGATAGTGCAAGACTAGAAGGTGTACCGTTACAACGAAAAACAGCAAAAGCTAGCAGGAGTAATAATAGTTCATGTTCAAAGAAGCCACGAATATCACAATTAGAAGATTTTACTAGCCCTAGTGGGATTGAGGAGTCAAAGGATAGCTCTGATAAGCTTGGATTGCAGAATTTGAAGTGTACTTCTCCAG ATAAAATCCAAGTATCAAAGCAGAAGAGCAATGCTAGCAAGCGTAGTGATAGGAGGAACTTTAAAATCCCATCAGTTAAGTCAAAATTTGAGTCATCTATGAAGATGGGTGCATCCATGTTCAGTTCTGCCTGTGGAGGGAACAACTTTTTTG GATTATATGGTCTGAAACACGACTTTCATGATGCCACTACGCTTGTGGATGAACCACCATTGGATGAACTCCTAAAAGGAGCTTTTGATCGGCTCTCTTTAAGCAAAGATAAAGGGAAGAATGCATCTCGCACGAATGAAagttttgtgaattcaatcaGGAAGGCTTGCTCTATTATTCAATTCCGAAACTCTGTTCAGACCCAAAATATGGCTGAGATGGATTGCTCCTCTAATAAGTCGATGTCTAATTGCCAATTGAGCTCAGGATGTGTAGGTGAAGGTTTTGGTGATGGGGATAATGAACAGTCTTGCACAACTGTCATGTCTTCATGTACGAAG GATCCTAGTAGTGAAACAGAAACTAGAgctagtccacttgactttccattATGTCAACCTAAAGATGTTTTGGAACGGATTGCACTCCATCCATCCCGAGATTTGGAGTCTTTGCTACTTGATGTATCCAAGCCTGCCATTACCACAAAGAATAGTAGTGACCTACGCTCAGGCAAGCAGGTATTACGTAGGCCATGTTTGCCAGCATTTCCATGGTCACATGGTTTTGGTGGTCATTCTAGAAGCAACCCTGACACGGTTAAGTTATCAACAAGTAGAAACATATGCCAAGGTAAATGGGCAAGAATAAATGTCGTTGCTAGCTCTACAGCTATTGATCGCAGTTGTTTCACAAACCTTGATTCATTCAATTATGATCAGAGCCTTGTTCCTTCAACTGGTAGATCAGCCAATAAAAGTTGTCCATCTTTATTTGCTAATCTTCCTATTCGTCAGTGCGATTCATCATCTACCGTCACATGTTCTAAGGATTCTCAGGCCAATGCAG AATATGAAAGCCAAGCAGACACCAAATTTTATG AGGAACAGTGTCCACGAGTATTAGCTGCTGCGAGAACTCTATGTGAAATTGCAATTCATTCACCAAGGCAGAACCAAGATGGATTCCTAAGATGGCAAAGGAAAGCTTCACATAAGGCCACAAAAGCATACAATTTCAAATCAACTGAGAAACTGGAACAAGTTCCCTTGACACCTGTTTCAGTGGCTGGATCTGACATGGTGGTCCGAAGGGTAGAGCAGATAATGCCCTCAAAGAAGCCAAGGATTTCAACTTTTGAAAATAAGAATATTGTTCactccaacaataataatgttaaAAAGGGAAACTACACTTGGTCGACTTCAAAATCAAGTAGGTCATTCCCTCCTAAACCAGTTAGGGACTCAGTTTTGGAAAACAAACGCACAACTGCCAGCACCCATAGACAAAATTCTATGATGCCTCCACCTGCCAGAGATTTAGATAAGGCTTATGGTGGTCAACAGCAAGTTGGAAAGTTATTGTTAACGGATTGGAAAAGGGGAAGAGACAAGTCTGATTGA
- the LOC112790841 gene encoding uncharacterized protein isoform X5, which yields MDAVELPLPVDVAAAPKLMGSEGFGRVGVSVKDEDPRPHRPYSTSIECCNSRLLETASVVTPDVISMKTNAEFPSLIKGEELSKNLPGVISKICPVDSARLEGVPLQRKTAKASRSNNSSCSKKPRISQLEDFTSPSGIEESKDSSDKLGLQNLKCTSPDKIQVSKQKSNASKRSDRRNFKIPSVKSKFESSMKMGASMFSSACGGNNFFGLYGLKHDFHDATTLVDEPPLDELLKGAFDRLSLSKDKGKNASRTNESFVNSIRKACSIIQFRNSVQTQNMAEMDCSSNKSMSNCQLSSGCVGEGFGDGDNEQSCTTVMSSCTKDPSSETETRASPLDFPLCQPKDVLERIALHPSRDLESLLLDVSKPAITTKNSSDLRSGKQVLRRPCLPAFPWSHGFGGHSRSNPDTVKLSTSRNICQGKWARINVVASSTAIDRSCFTNLDSFNYDQSLVPSTGRSANKSCPSLFANLPIRQCDSSSTVTCSKDSQANAEYESQADTKFYGMILLSITHHVHRNSVHEY from the exons ATGGATGCTGTAGAATTGCCTCTCCCCGTAGACGTGGCGGCAGCACCTAAATTGATGGGATCGGAGGGTTTTGGCAGAGTTGGGGTTTCCGTTAAGGACGAAGACCCTCGCCCCCACAGACCTTATTCTACCTCAATTGAGTGCTGCAACTCTCGTCTTCTTGAAACTG CCAGTGTTGTCACACCAGATGTTATAAGTATGAAAACCAATGCCGAGTTTCCTTCTCTCATCAAGGGTGAGGAGTTATCCAAGAATCTGCCTGGTGTTATTAGCAAAATTTGTCCTGTAGATAGTGCAAGACTAGAAGGTGTACCGTTACAACGAAAAACAGCAAAAGCTAGCAGGAGTAATAATAGTTCATGTTCAAAGAAGCCACGAATATCACAATTAGAAGATTTTACTAGCCCTAGTGGGATTGAGGAGTCAAAGGATAGCTCTGATAAGCTTGGATTGCAGAATTTGAAGTGTACTTCTCCAG ATAAAATCCAAGTATCAAAGCAGAAGAGCAATGCTAGCAAGCGTAGTGATAGGAGGAACTTTAAAATCCCATCAGTTAAGTCAAAATTTGAGTCATCTATGAAGATGGGTGCATCCATGTTCAGTTCTGCCTGTGGAGGGAACAACTTTTTTG GATTATATGGTCTGAAACACGACTTTCATGATGCCACTACGCTTGTGGATGAACCACCATTGGATGAACTCCTAAAAGGAGCTTTTGATCGGCTCTCTTTAAGCAAAGATAAAGGGAAGAATGCATCTCGCACGAATGAAagttttgtgaattcaatcaGGAAGGCTTGCTCTATTATTCAATTCCGAAACTCTGTTCAGACCCAAAATATGGCTGAGATGGATTGCTCCTCTAATAAGTCGATGTCTAATTGCCAATTGAGCTCAGGATGTGTAGGTGAAGGTTTTGGTGATGGGGATAATGAACAGTCTTGCACAACTGTCATGTCTTCATGTACGAAG GATCCTAGTAGTGAAACAGAAACTAGAgctagtccacttgactttccattATGTCAACCTAAAGATGTTTTGGAACGGATTGCACTCCATCCATCCCGAGATTTGGAGTCTTTGCTACTTGATGTATCCAAGCCTGCCATTACCACAAAGAATAGTAGTGACCTACGCTCAGGCAAGCAGGTATTACGTAGGCCATGTTTGCCAGCATTTCCATGGTCACATGGTTTTGGTGGTCATTCTAGAAGCAACCCTGACACGGTTAAGTTATCAACAAGTAGAAACATATGCCAAGGTAAATGGGCAAGAATAAATGTCGTTGCTAGCTCTACAGCTATTGATCGCAGTTGTTTCACAAACCTTGATTCATTCAATTATGATCAGAGCCTTGTTCCTTCAACTGGTAGATCAGCCAATAAAAGTTGTCCATCTTTATTTGCTAATCTTCCTATTCGTCAGTGCGATTCATCATCTACCGTCACATGTTCTAAGGATTCTCAGGCCAATGCAG AATATGAAAGCCAAGCAGACACCAAATTTTATGGTATGATATTACTGAGTATAACACATCATGTGCAT AGGAACAGTGTCCACGAGTATTAG